Proteins encoded together in one Mycobacterium simiae window:
- a CDS encoding MCE family protein: MTLKLPTIGPLGRRSPFLLGVMGTVILTCVTIVAFQYDRLPFVKNTDDYAAYFSEAGGIKTGNTVRVSGMGVGRVSQIRLEGNKVRVDFTVRQGIELGDRTEAAIKTETILGAKMLELTPRGEGKLSGTIPLTRTHSPFDLPDALGDLTTTISGLDTAQLSSALSTLAETFKETPPNLRPALEGVARFSDTLNKRDAQLRSLLGNANTVSAVLGKRSQQIAGLVANSNALLAALLDERDSLDALMNNVAAVSHQISGLVAENRTQLKPALDKLNGVLEILDNRKEDIQKTLPKFKRYAMSFGECLGSGPFFKAYVANLVPGQIGGPVLDADMYDRFLDPDQKLPSEAVDPPTGTPPVPPENAPVPLWSQPPSPPPSTPPVRTIPPPSPHDFDSP, translated from the coding sequence ATGACACTGAAGCTGCCCACGATCGGACCACTCGGCCGTCGCAGCCCTTTCCTGCTGGGGGTGATGGGCACGGTGATCCTGACGTGCGTGACGATCGTCGCCTTCCAATATGACCGGCTGCCGTTCGTCAAGAACACCGACGATTATGCTGCATATTTCTCCGAGGCCGGCGGCATCAAAACGGGTAACACGGTACGGGTTTCGGGCATGGGGGTCGGCAGGGTCTCGCAAATCCGGTTGGAGGGCAACAAGGTGCGGGTCGACTTCACCGTCCGTCAAGGCATCGAGCTGGGCGACCGCACCGAGGCGGCGATCAAAACCGAGACAATCCTGGGCGCCAAGATGCTCGAGCTCACCCCACGCGGCGAGGGAAAGCTGTCCGGCACGATTCCGTTGACGCGTACCCACTCGCCCTTTGATCTGCCCGACGCGCTGGGCGACCTGACGACCACGATCAGCGGTCTGGACACCGCTCAATTGTCCTCGGCCCTATCCACGTTGGCCGAGACGTTCAAGGAGACGCCACCGAATCTCAGACCAGCCCTGGAGGGCGTGGCCCGCTTTTCCGACACGCTGAACAAGCGTGACGCGCAACTGAGGAGCCTGCTCGGCAATGCCAACACGGTCTCGGCGGTGCTGGGTAAACGCAGCCAGCAGATCGCCGGCCTGGTGGCGAACTCCAACGCGCTGCTGGCCGCACTGCTCGACGAACGGGATTCGCTGGACGCGCTGATGAATAACGTCGCCGCGGTGTCGCATCAGATTTCCGGGCTGGTCGCCGAGAACAGAACCCAACTCAAGCCGGCCCTGGACAAGCTCAACGGTGTGCTGGAGATCTTGGACAACCGCAAGGAAGACATTCAGAAGACGTTGCCCAAGTTCAAGCGGTATGCGATGTCGTTCGGCGAATGCTTGGGCTCCGGGCCGTTTTTCAAGGCGTATGTGGCGAACCTGGTGCCGGGGCAGATCGGCGGACCGGTCCTCGACGCCGACATGTACGACCGATTCCTGGATCCGGACCAAAAATTGCCGTCGGAGGCGGTGGACCCGCCGACCGGGACGCCACCCGTGCCGCCGGAGAATGCGCCCGTCCCGCTGTGGTCCCAGCCGCCCTCACCGCCGCCGTCGACGCCACCGGTGCGGACCATCCCGCCGCCCTCGCCGCACGATTTCGATTCGCCATGA
- a CDS encoding MCE family protein, with protein sequence MNLSRNALRKATAISLVLTLAVASFLVATKLWKDVEKNTYAAYFTETNGLFVGDEIRILGVAVGVVDRIEPQPSSSKVTFSVDKQYPIPADARAAILSPSLVTSRAIALVPAYSGGPKLSAGASIPLNRTAVPVEWDDFRRQLEKLTDALQPTSPGGVNSVGEFVNSAADNLRGQGDTARDTVIKLSQAISALGDHADDIFGTVRNLQLLVSALYSSSDLLAAFNQNLASVTTVLTNSPNEVGNAVRALDTALSDVRDFLAENRESIGVTFDRLGSITTALDDSRNDIKQILHVAPTVFQNFLNIYQPAQSAMTGILALNNFADIPQFICSSIEAASRARLARVSKLCLQYINPIIKNRVYNYIPAGINPFVGTQARPSEITYSQDWLRPGYTPPDAALPPPDATPPPAGAPLPGPPPADAPALAEAPGPPAPSAGMTSMQVLQNLMLPTGPPS encoded by the coding sequence ATGAACCTCAGCCGAAACGCCCTGCGCAAAGCAACCGCGATCAGCCTGGTGCTGACCTTGGCGGTGGCATCGTTCCTGGTCGCCACCAAGCTCTGGAAAGACGTCGAAAAGAACACCTATGCGGCATATTTCACCGAGACCAACGGCCTGTTCGTCGGCGACGAAATTCGGATCCTCGGCGTCGCCGTCGGCGTCGTGGATAGGATCGAGCCGCAGCCCAGCAGCTCCAAGGTGACGTTCTCCGTCGACAAGCAGTACCCGATCCCCGCCGACGCCCGCGCCGCGATCCTGTCGCCGTCGCTGGTGACCTCGCGCGCGATTGCGCTCGTCCCCGCGTACTCCGGCGGGCCCAAGTTGAGTGCGGGCGCGTCGATTCCGCTGAATCGCACCGCGGTTCCGGTGGAATGGGACGACTTCCGGCGCCAGCTGGAAAAGCTGACCGACGCGTTGCAACCCACCAGTCCGGGCGGGGTGAACTCCGTCGGCGAGTTCGTCAACTCGGCCGCGGACAATCTGCGCGGCCAGGGCGACACCGCGCGCGACACCGTCATCAAGCTCTCCCAAGCGATCTCGGCGCTCGGTGATCACGCCGACGACATCTTCGGCACGGTGCGCAATCTACAGCTGCTGGTGTCGGCGCTGTATTCCAGCAGTGACCTGCTGGCCGCGTTCAACCAGAACCTGGCCAGCGTGACGACGGTGCTGACCAACAGTCCCAACGAAGTCGGCAACGCGGTGCGGGCGCTCGACACGGCGCTGAGCGACGTCCGGGACTTTCTGGCCGAGAACCGCGAGTCGATCGGCGTCACCTTCGACCGGCTCGGATCGATCACCACCGCGCTGGACGACAGCCGCAACGACATCAAGCAGATCCTGCACGTCGCACCCACGGTGTTCCAGAACTTTCTGAACATCTACCAGCCCGCGCAGAGCGCGATGACGGGCATTCTGGCGTTGAACAATTTCGCGGACATCCCGCAATTCATTTGCAGCTCAATCGAAGCGGCGTCGCGGGCGCGACTGGCCCGCGTTTCGAAGCTGTGCCTGCAGTACATCAACCCGATCATCAAGAACCGCGTCTACAACTACATACCGGCGGGCATCAACCCCTTCGTCGGGACACAGGCCCGGCCGAGCGAGATCACCTACAGTCAGGACTGGCTGCGACCCGGCTATACGCCGCCCGACGCCGCTTTGCCACCGCCCGACGCCACCCCGCCGCCGGCCGGCGCGCCGTTGCCGGGTCCGCCACCGGCCGACGCGCCGGCCCTGGCCGAGGCGCCGGGACCACCGGCGCCCAGCGCCGGGATGACCTCGATGCAGGTGCTGCAAAACCTGATGCTGCCGACGGGGCCACCGTCGTGA
- a CDS encoding MCE family protein — MRRAIAVVLGVVCVAALSGCGWRGLNSFVLPGTSGGGPGSYTIEAQMPDVVTIQQNTRVRVDDVTVGNVTKIELQDWHALVTMRINGDVHLPANSTAKLGQTSLLGSMHIELSPPKDEPGVGQLGNGSVIPLSHASLYPSTEQTLASVSILLNGGGIGQLQEINQAVAKAFAGRENDMRSLLNQLDVFIAKTNDQTDDIIAAAENLNALVGQVAGKDAVVDKALTTVPKALSVLAAERANIAETIDQVGKFSAIAADTVHQSRESLVNNLRNIAPVLRSLADAGPSLTKGLDGLATYPWPTSTVRNWFRGDYANLTLVVDLTLSRIDQGIFTGSRWEGNLTKLEMYWGRTIGMQPSPVTGGNPLTYPYHFGGY, encoded by the coding sequence GTGAGACGCGCGATAGCCGTGGTCCTCGGAGTCGTCTGTGTCGCCGCCCTTTCCGGGTGTGGCTGGCGCGGTCTGAACTCGTTCGTCCTGCCCGGGACATCCGGCGGGGGACCGGGCTCGTACACGATTGAGGCGCAGATGCCCGACGTCGTGACCATCCAGCAGAACACCCGGGTCCGGGTCGACGACGTCACCGTCGGCAACGTCACCAAGATCGAGCTGCAGGACTGGCACGCGCTGGTGACCATGCGGATCAACGGCGATGTTCACCTGCCGGCGAATTCGACCGCCAAGCTGGGCCAGACCAGCCTGCTCGGTTCGATGCACATCGAACTGAGCCCACCCAAGGATGAGCCGGGGGTCGGCCAACTCGGCAACGGCTCGGTTATTCCGTTGAGCCACGCGAGCCTGTACCCGAGCACCGAGCAGACGCTGGCGTCAGTGTCGATCCTGCTCAATGGCGGGGGCATCGGGCAGCTGCAGGAAATCAACCAGGCCGTCGCCAAAGCGTTTGCGGGCCGAGAGAACGACATGCGCAGCCTGTTGAATCAGCTCGACGTGTTCATCGCGAAAACCAACGACCAGACCGACGACATCATCGCTGCCGCGGAGAATCTCAATGCGCTAGTGGGACAGGTGGCCGGCAAGGACGCGGTGGTCGATAAGGCGTTGACGACGGTGCCCAAGGCGCTGTCGGTGTTGGCGGCCGAGCGCGCCAACATCGCCGAGACCATCGACCAGGTCGGCAAGTTCAGCGCAATCGCGGCCGACACGGTCCACCAGAGCCGGGAATCCTTGGTCAACAATCTGCGCAACATCGCGCCGGTGCTGAGGTCGCTGGCCGACGCCGGCCCGTCGCTCACCAAGGGGCTGGACGGCTTGGCGACCTATCCCTGGCCGACGTCCACGGTGCGCAACTGGTTCCGCGGTGACTACGCCAACCTGACCCTGGTGGTCGATTTGACGTTGAGCCGCATCGACCAGGGGATCTTCACCGGTTCCCGGTGGGAAGGGAACCTCACCAAACTCGAAATGTATTGGGGACGCACCATCGGCATGCAGCCCAGCCCGGTCACCGGCGGTAACCCACTGACTTACCCCTATCACTTCGGGGGGTACTGA
- a CDS encoding MCE family protein has translation MLRLNRRTWVQLAILSLVTVVSCGAMAFNFMKLPATLFGIGEYNVTVDLPQSGGLYPTSVVTYRGTDVGQVKSVDVTAVGVRAVLAMRSAVMVPSNVAASVHSRSAVGEQYIDLTPQQGKEGEQSRPLQSGDVIPAGRVDVPVDIGRLLDMTNRALQAIPRDNLHTVIDETNRAVGGLGPELSRIVDGSAALAVAGGQSIDPLAALIDQSPAVLNSQVQTADAIGTWANRTSALMAQLKAQDAAVRDLLRQGTSGIEEGRALLDRVAPALPVLFANLVSLGDIAVVYRHDIEQLLVLLPQGIAAMAAIIVPSSNTKQEYRGAQLDFNLNLNLPPPCTTGYLPPQQRRSPASVDAPDRPAADLFCRVPQDSEFNVRGVRNIPCETKPWKRAPTVELCESDEEYVPLNEGYNWKGDPNATTSGQGVPMYPPGQDPRLPPPRGTAPATPPLSVTTYDPATGDYIGPDGKRYTQSDLAHPGAKNWQSLLVPPA, from the coding sequence ATGTTGCGCCTCAATCGCCGTACCTGGGTCCAGCTGGCAATCTTGTCTTTGGTCACCGTGGTGTCCTGTGGCGCAATGGCTTTCAACTTCATGAAGCTGCCCGCGACGCTATTCGGAATCGGGGAGTACAACGTCACCGTCGATCTGCCACAGTCCGGTGGGCTGTACCCGACCTCAGTCGTGACCTACCGCGGCACCGACGTGGGTCAGGTCAAGTCGGTCGACGTCACCGCCGTCGGGGTGCGCGCCGTGCTCGCCATGCGGTCCGCAGTCATGGTCCCGTCCAATGTTGCCGCCTCGGTGCACAGCCGCTCGGCGGTCGGGGAGCAATACATCGACCTGACTCCGCAGCAGGGCAAAGAAGGCGAGCAGTCCCGGCCGCTGCAGAGCGGTGATGTCATTCCGGCCGGCCGGGTGGACGTGCCGGTGGATATCGGGCGGTTGCTCGACATGACAAACCGTGCGCTACAGGCGATTCCGCGCGACAACTTACATACGGTGATCGATGAGACCAACCGGGCGGTGGGCGGGCTTGGTCCCGAACTCTCCCGCATCGTCGACGGGTCGGCCGCGCTGGCCGTCGCCGGCGGCCAGAGCATCGATCCGCTGGCGGCGCTGATCGACCAGTCCCCGGCCGTGTTGAATTCCCAGGTGCAGACGGCCGACGCGATCGGCACCTGGGCGAATCGGACATCGGCGTTGATGGCGCAGTTGAAGGCCCAGGACGCGGCGGTGCGAGACCTGTTGCGGCAGGGTACTTCCGGCATCGAGGAAGGTCGCGCACTGCTCGACCGGGTGGCACCGGCCCTGCCGGTGTTGTTCGCCAACCTGGTGAGCCTGGGCGATATCGCGGTGGTCTATCGCCACGACATCGAACAGCTGCTGGTGTTGCTTCCGCAGGGCATCGCGGCCATGGCGGCGATCATCGTGCCGAGCTCGAACACCAAACAGGAGTACCGGGGGGCGCAATTGGACTTCAACCTCAACCTCAATCTGCCGCCGCCGTGTACCACGGGGTACCTGCCCCCGCAGCAACGCCGGTCACCGGCCAGCGTCGACGCGCCCGATCGTCCCGCCGCGGATTTGTTTTGCCGGGTACCGCAGGACTCCGAGTTCAATGTCCGTGGCGTGCGCAACATTCCGTGTGAGACCAAGCCGTGGAAGCGGGCACCCACCGTCGAGCTGTGCGAAAGCGACGAGGAGTATGTGCCGCTCAACGAGGGCTACAACTGGAAGGGCGACCCCAACGCCACCACCTCCGGGCAAGGCGTCCCGATGTATCCGCCGGGACAGGATCCCCGGCTGCCACCCCCGCGGGGCACCGCGCCGGCCACCCCGCCGCTTTCGGTGACCACCTATGACCCGGCCACCGGCGACTACATCGGTCCCGACGGGAAGCGCTACACCCAGTCCGACTTGGCGCATCCGGGTGCCAAAAACTGGCAGTCGCTGCTAGTGCCGCCGGCGTAG
- a CDS encoding CAP domain-containing protein, producing MTLRRGLPVLGVVASLLAVAAVAAPVARADNKRLNSAVVSAVYTLQHQAGCTNDVIRNNALTLAAEWHAEDMINNRNINGDVGSDGSTPQNRANAAGFRGTAAETVAINPAIAISSLELVNQWYYDPAAMAIIRDCANTNIGVWSNNSLDRTVVVAVYGQPAPPTR from the coding sequence ATGACGCTACGCCGCGGCCTGCCGGTGCTGGGCGTCGTCGCCTCGCTGTTGGCGGTGGCCGCGGTCGCGGCCCCGGTCGCGCGCGCCGACAACAAGCGACTCAACAGTGCCGTCGTTTCCGCCGTCTACACACTCCAGCACCAGGCCGGCTGCACGAATGACGTCATCCGCAACAATGCGCTGACGCTGGCCGCCGAATGGCACGCGGAAGACATGATCAACAACCGAAACATCAACGGCGACGTCGGGTCCGACGGATCAACCCCGCAGAACCGCGCCAATGCGGCCGGCTTCCGGGGCACGGCCGCCGAGACGGTGGCGATCAACCCCGCGATCGCGATCAGCAGCCTGGAGCTGGTCAACCAGTGGTACTACGACCCGGCGGCCATGGCCATCATTCGTGATTGCGCGAACACCAACATCGGGGTGTGGTCGAACAACAGCTTGGACCGCACCGTAGTGGTGGCCGTCTACGGCCAGCCCGCCCCGCCCACCCGGTAG
- a CDS encoding NAD-dependent malic enzyme — protein sequence MSPGHTPRIPLAMSSPSLNRGVGFTREERRRLGLTGRLPSAVLTQEQQADRVWHQLQSVATDLARNLLLEQLHYRNELLYFKVLEDHLPELMPVVYTPTVGEAIQRFSDEYRGQRGLFLSIDEPDDVQIAFETLGLGADDVDLIVCTDAEAILGIGDWGVGGIQIAVGKLALYTAGAGIDPRRCIAVSLDVGTDNEQLLQDPFYLGNRHARRRGEEYDDFIKRYIETAHRLFPRAILHFEDFGPINARNILRTYGDDYCIFNDDIQGTGAVVVAAVYGGCHVTGLPLRDQTVVVFGAGTAGIGVADQIRDAMVADGATVEQARSQIWPIDRQGLLFDDMDDLRAFQVPYAKNRRQLGVADGDRVGLVDAIQLASPTVLLGSSTVSGAFTREVVEAMTASCEQPMIFPLSNPTSRMEAMPADLVQWSAGKALVTTGTPVPPVEYDGITYTIGQANNVLVFPGIGLGIIVAGATRVTPGMLQAAAKALVRQATPKNPGDSLLPDVQKLRAVSTAVAEAVYHAAVEDGVATTHHDNVAQAVSDTMWAPVYD from the coding sequence ATGAGCCCCGGCCACACGCCCCGAATCCCACTCGCCATGTCCTCACCGAGCCTTAATCGTGGGGTCGGCTTCACCCGCGAAGAACGGCGGCGGCTCGGCCTGACCGGCAGATTGCCGTCGGCGGTCTTGACCCAAGAGCAGCAGGCCGACCGGGTTTGGCATCAATTGCAGAGCGTGGCAACTGATTTGGCCCGCAATCTGCTGCTCGAGCAGCTGCATTACCGCAACGAGCTGCTGTATTTCAAGGTGCTGGAAGACCATCTGCCCGAACTGATGCCTGTGGTCTACACGCCCACCGTTGGGGAGGCCATTCAACGCTTCTCCGACGAATACCGCGGCCAACGCGGGCTGTTTTTGAGCATCGACGAACCCGACGACGTCCAGATAGCGTTCGAAACCCTTGGCCTGGGCGCCGACGACGTCGACCTCATCGTGTGCACCGACGCCGAAGCGATCCTGGGCATCGGCGACTGGGGGGTGGGCGGTATCCAGATCGCGGTCGGCAAGCTCGCGCTCTATACCGCAGGCGCAGGCATCGACCCCCGCCGCTGCATCGCCGTGTCACTGGATGTCGGCACGGACAACGAGCAGCTGCTGCAAGACCCCTTCTATCTGGGCAACCGCCACGCCCGCCGCCGCGGCGAGGAGTACGACGACTTCATCAAGCGCTATATCGAGACGGCCCACCGCCTGTTCCCCCGAGCCATCCTGCATTTCGAGGACTTCGGCCCGATCAACGCGCGGAACATCCTGCGGACCTACGGCGACGACTACTGCATCTTCAACGACGACATCCAGGGCACCGGCGCGGTGGTGGTTGCCGCGGTGTACGGCGGCTGCCACGTCACCGGCTTACCGCTGCGCGACCAAACGGTGGTCGTGTTCGGTGCCGGGACCGCCGGGATCGGGGTCGCCGATCAAATCCGGGACGCGATGGTCGCCGACGGCGCCACCGTTGAGCAGGCCAGGTCGCAGATCTGGCCGATCGACCGCCAGGGCCTGCTCTTCGACGACATGGACGACCTTCGCGCTTTCCAAGTTCCGTATGCGAAGAACCGCCGTCAACTCGGGGTGGCCGACGGCGACCGGGTCGGGCTCGTCGATGCGATCCAGCTCGCGTCGCCGACCGTGCTGCTGGGCTCCTCGACGGTGTCCGGCGCGTTCACCCGCGAGGTCGTCGAGGCAATGACCGCATCGTGCGAACAGCCGATGATTTTTCCGCTTTCCAACCCGACCTCACGCATGGAGGCGATGCCGGCCGACCTGGTGCAGTGGTCGGCGGGCAAGGCACTGGTCACCACCGGTACCCCGGTACCACCGGTCGAATACGACGGGATCACCTATACGATCGGCCAGGCCAACAATGTGCTGGTCTTCCCCGGGATCGGGCTGGGCATCATCGTCGCCGGCGCTACCAGAGTAACTCCCGGGATGTTGCAGGCGGCCGCGAAAGCGCTTGTGCGACAAGCAACTCCGAAGAACCCCGGGGACTCGCTGTTGCCGGATGTGCAGAAGCTGCGGGCGGTCTCCACGGCGGTCGCCGAGGCCGTCTACCACGCGGCTGTCGAAGACGGGGTGGCCACCACACACCACGACAACGTCGCACAGGCGGTGTCTGACACGATGTGGGCGCCGGTCTACGACTGA